The nucleotide sequence ACGGTGTCCAAAGACGAAGTGATCGTAATGACGGGTTTCTAACTTTCGCTTGGCATATTGCACCAACCACTCTTTGTCCTCTCCTAAAAACTGGGCGTCGTCATCACCTGAAATCAGTTTATTCTTAACCGAAAGGTGTTGGGCCAAACGCACGCCTATATCTGGGTGCAACCATCGAAACAGCCACTTGGCCAAAGGATTGGTAAACACCTTTTTCATACGTTTGTACCCCTTGTCGTCAGGACCAAGGCCATCACCATGACCCACGAAAAAGGAGACCCCGTTTATATTGAATTGCTGTGGCTTATGAAAGACCGGTATATTGAGTTCTTCCTCAAAATAACCGTTCATCCAGAGATCGTGGTTTCCTACAAAGAAATAAATCGGTATGCCCGAATCCGATATTTCGGCCAATTTTCCCAAGGTACGGGTAAAGCCCTTGGGCACTACCGTCTTGTATTCCATCCAAAAATCAAAAAGATCTCCCATCAAGAAAATGGCAGCGGCATCTTCCTTTACGGCGTCTAACCAAGCGACGAATTTTTTTTCGCGCGGAAGACTTTCGGCCCTAGTGGGCGCCCCGAGATGGTTGTCGCTGGAAAAATAGACTTTTTTGCCTTGTGGAACGGTAATGGTTTTCATCTGAGGTCAAATATAACGAATACCCTTTTTAAAGAAGTATTATTGATTATCCGATGCATACCATTCGGCAAACGAAGTATCGGTTTCCTGAAGTCTTAAGGAGTGTAGACTGATATTTTCAGGAAGCCTTGCCCTTATTCTTTTTGCAAAATCGATGACCATATTTTCGCTGGTCGGTTGATAATCGGCCAAGATAACGTTGTGCCCCCTA is from Zobellia galactanivorans and encodes:
- a CDS encoding UDP-2,3-diacylglucosamine diphosphatase gives rise to the protein MKTITVPQGKKVYFSSDNHLGAPTRAESLPREKKFVAWLDAVKEDAAAIFLMGDLFDFWMEYKTVVPKGFTRTLGKLAEISDSGIPIYFFVGNHDLWMNGYFEEELNIPVFHKPQQFNINGVSFFVGHGDGLGPDDKGYKRMKKVFTNPLAKWLFRWLHPDIGVRLAQHLSVKNKLISGDDDAQFLGEDKEWLVQYAKRKLETRHYDHFVFGHRHLPMEIEVGENSKYTNLGDWIHYYTYAVFDGEELSLEKFELKH